The sequence TGTGGGTGCAATtgtacattatttatttacattttcagGCAGATAAAACACCTGAAGCAACAAATCAGGATACACAGGTATTTCAGACACGGTTGCCACGGTGCCCACAGTGCTACACTGTTATGTTTACCAATGTGCCCGCTCACGTAAGACTCAGTGCCTCTGCAATCATATCATTACACCTTTCTGCTATGATCACACAGTGAATGTCCAATTCAATCAGCATTTTAAATGTTGCTTGATAATTAAAGATGAATTGGGATTTTTCTCCTGAACTTTGTTGATgatttgttggtatttgtgggTTCCCGCAAGGGTTTGCgatttgtatggttattttgCTGATCAGTTcataaacagccacagcaatgaagaggaaTGACCAAAGAATTTATCAGTATTTGTTGGCAGAGAAACCATCATGACTGAGGAGGGGATCGGTCTGGGACGCCAGATGATTAGGTTGATTTGTAAGTGATTTTGGCTTGCTTGGTGATTGGCCGCTgtgtgaaatcccctacctatagcactaGGAATTCTTCTCATCTGTGTAGAtttattaaattatatataaattgAATTTCCAAATGGCTGTAATGTCacaaaatcattttttattttaaataaatgctATAATTATGTCCTTGTGTTACAGTTTTTACTGTGATACTGTAATCTAGGAGGTTTTACATTTTGGCAGAGGGCTTGTTTGGTTGTGGCCCCACCCACTTCTCTCCTAAAAGACAGAAGATTAGACAAGTTGAGAAATTATGTGTACACTGTGGTTCGCCTATTAGGAGATACATAGCATGTGTACCATCTTacatgaacaacaacaacaaatgatCCATGGCAACAATTAGTTGTTACTCAATTGCACTTCATCATAATAATTAACAAATatagaaaaaaataatgttAATGGCTGTTAACACCTTAAGTAACATTAGCTTTAATTATACAAATGTTGATAACATCATGCCTATAGAATCATGTCGATATCTGCTAACAACCACTTACTGGTATGAGTCATAACAACATATAGAGatcttaaaacaaaacatgtacaTTTTAGTGGAATTCATTTTTATGGAATATTCCTGACCTATGCAGTGGGCCAACAGCTCAAAGCGATCTGAGCCAAAGAACGCCTCAGGTTTGCCATCCACGTGACAGACAATCAGAGGGAAACCAAAAGCCTACAAAGATGAGAGAATTGGTAGATAAAGACAATAGGCATGAAAACGACATTTGTATCATTCAACACAAAGGATTGACCACTGTCATGGTACTGACCCCATAACCCATTGCTTTCTGTGTGTTGGCCTTAAGTTTGTCTTTGATTGGCTGGGACTGGGCCAACTTCAGCAACTCATCAATCTCACTGGCTGACAGTCCAGCCTTTAGACCCGCCTGTTGAGGGGGGGAAAAATAATTCAGTACCATTTACAAGAAACAAGAACAGTCAGTTACAATTACTCCCAGACAATGAAATCATTATTTGGGATGATCTTGGCAGTGGAGGATAAGTCACTAGAGTATGCTGAAACCAGGACTATGAGGTGTGGTTCCGTGCGGTACCTCTATGAGTGATGCAGGCTGGGTGATGTCTTGGTCTTTACTCCAGATTCTCATCCACAGCTCCCTGGACACCTTCTCCACCTGGGCATCTCCACCTGTCTCCTTCTCAGCCACTGCAGTCACAAAGCGCATGGCTGTAAGAGAACCTGACCAGAAGatggaacacagagagagggagggaaggagagttaTTGGCAAGAGAGTGTTTTCGTGGGACAGTATACTGAGGCACCATCAACAAAGAGAATAGAAGAGAGATGAAGGCTACCTTTCTCAAACATGGCCTCAAAAGGGTTTGATGGAGAGGACAGGGGTACTTTGAAATACTGAGCGAGACGTTCCAAGTCTTTTGTCATGTACAGAAACTTATTTGGGACCAGACCTGGAGGCTTGTTACCTTTCTcaacaacaaatacacaaagaaacaaacaagcaagcacAGATTCTTAAGTGCAAAAATGGCCAGGTTTATTAAAATCGGAATTGCAATTGCACAAGATCATGCACGATTTGCTCAACAGTTGCAAACGAGTGACACTAGGCTATATTTCATTAATGAAAGAAGGATCCTACCTGAACTTTGCATAACGCCTCCCAAGAAGGCCGGTCGCAATTTGAGGTCAATGTTCCAAACATGTCTGTAGCGACAGAGCACCTAAAACCACCGATAAAGTAGAAATCTTCATACAATTGAAAACTAGCATGCAGTCTATAGCTGTTGCAAACTTTATTACAAACCTCGAATCCAAGCCAAGAGTAAGGAGATACAACGTCGTAGAACAATTCTAACACTTTTCTGGAGCTGGCCATCTGTAGAATTGTAAATAGTCTATTCAAGACAATGACAAGCAACCTAGCTGTCATTTAAACAGGTTGTTGTTAACCATTGGACCATCCGAAAGTAGGTAAAGGTTCACCAAACCAAACCATGCATGTGACAACAACTTTTGGTAGAATTCCGTTCtagatatatagatactttattgatccccaggggaaattcaattctgTAATCTGAACAAGCCATACTTACATACCGTTTAAGAGACGAAATGTTGAGTTGTGAAAAGTTACGAGCGTCCCCTTTTTCAAAATAGCCTACAAGGCTGCATTTGCACTAGTTGCACGATAATGGAATGGCAAGTGAAGCAGTCAAACTCTCCTACAAATTAGCCGTCAGTCATCTCTCTTGGCTAAATGTTTCTACCTCGAAATTCTGAGAATTCCACATTAAAGGGATCGGCAAATGTGTCGCAAAGTTAAGAACTCCCAGAGACTTTATCAGAGACAGTAAAAGACAGATACTGACCTCTCATGGAGTGAGCAaccccatagactgtaaaaaaggaGCAACCTCCCTTCTTCTTTCGATTTACCGATTGCAAGTCCAAGTTCTTTAAATCATTACTGCCACCTACtgtatagagctggtaagtcccgccctttccgctatccccgctggacctctaaaatcgttaatgcaagtgaatgtgagaaaataattattttctggtcccgtttgaattttgccatgaatgtgaatatATGTTGTCCGTGAATTTGTAATATAAATTTTCGTGTAAAGAATGCTACAAttgagcgggtagaagtttgatgcggttaaactttgtgtgagagcactttgtggactacaactttccgctagacgacagctaactagtttcccataacaaccatcagttggtcgagatgtagagggttattaagatcgactttgaacacagtgaaccatacaactttacaatcacactgtatcatagtgttaatgtgttgagtaaagctagacatgtttcgaatatttttgttaccatgtgtgtttattcctgccgttacaaaaactcAAAAACTAGGGtgaatagaacgttcaagcattgtttttgtttaccttgttgaaagggtccatagttaactaagatgaatcataagacgatcagagaatgtctaataaggggagaactgccactctcggaaaacttccggtttctgaactggttgcagttccttctgtggttccacatgagggcgctcgtccacgagtgcagaatgcatggaggtctatggagctgtacccctcaaaatccacttttctcgggatataatttttttccaagtaatttgagtattgtattcgaaaggggaggcaaagaaaatacacttggttgagtattatattttttaaagtcacttaattgttcttaaaagcctttcaaatgtgtcaatgacgtcattcattagcacaatgctagcgtgttatgtgcaacaacgacccaacctgtaagaaatcaaaaggacataagtactcgttcattcaacttttgacctataacccatgttgaagttatacaaactacaatcaaatctaagATTTGTCaatgacaatcaggtgaaagagacaattttagccgtctagctccattgactcccattcattctgcactcatggcgatcgcccccagtggaactctggtggaactgcatccaaaattcggtacaatgggacttaaaggggtggttcaggattttggacataggacctcatttccaagtaagcaagtgtgatatttatcagtggagaccgttttcaacacgtttcatccagtcgttctaattgcagagttcgcaggtgctaggctagcgcgtcaacggtatgtgctagcctgccactaaaaacagtcttacctactccaaaggacactcgaggcaaattccagacaatcgatgtaaatgtctgtgttgatagaatagtgtaagaaatacaactaccctcgcatcgcgttgcaatagttatactttgttccctgaagttggtagtagtcattttgcatctcagcggcggactgatattaccaaggctactactaggtatccccattggagtgcgctttactgtttactttttgacgcagtactactaactggagcaagtataattccgccgctgctaagacactagtccctcaaaatgtaatgcgatcgttgaaatgcaaggatagaataatgttagaaataaaactatcaatacagacatttacatcgatagtctggcgttataatttatttgccttgggtgtactttggagtgggtaagactgtttttagtggcaggctagcacataccgttgacttgcgctagcctagcacctgcgaactctgcaattagaaggactggatgaaacatgttgaaaacggtctccactgataaatatcacacttgcttacttggaaatgaggtcctatgtccaaaatcctgaaccacccctttaatacGGAggggcaaggctctccgtagacgggctctgatatgatagatacacagaaattcttctcacatttccttcgccttcaaagttaaacatttatttatgtattattattaatatcatcctcacccagtcgtgttaatgttgaagctaccatacttgattatcttcaaaaacagtcatgctaaaacaaaacaaaaaagttatagccttgaagctaatcttctttccacttttccgacctacggtcaatccatcgaaaacctctgaaatgattagtgccgttttttaaaaattaggtttacttttttattattattaggttgcctctgtgtaatgctttaccttaacatacggtcgtgtatgctaggttttgcttatgagttaccgtcagaCAGTAAGGTgtactgagcttcttatccaaacaatacggttatctccctacgttTGCCAACTttataaaagcttaactcgtgtcacactgtttgccaacagcaacatccatcttatttgttttcaagtagcagggaattcaagccgttgcaactctgccatcaatcattaagttaagcccacctaacgactctatacacgatttcattggcctgattgatctagatttctaggctaccttctccctgtttttttaataacttttggaagtgatacctacaccagatgtttttctcagtctgacatattggtacaacctaa is a genomic window of Alosa sapidissima isolate fAloSap1 chromosome 10, fAloSap1.pri, whole genome shotgun sequence containing:
- the LOC121721330 gene encoding glutathione S-transferase kappa 1-like, which produces MASSRKVLELFYDVVSPYSWLGFEVLCRYRHVWNIDLKLRPAFLGGVMQSSGNKPPGLVPNKFLYMTKDLERLAQYFKVPLSSPSNPFEAMFEKGSLTAMRFVTAVAEKETGGDAQVEKVSRELWMRIWSKDQDITQPASLIEAGLKAGLSASEIDELLKLAQSQPIKDKLKANTQKAMGYGAFGFPLIVCHVDGKPEAFFGSDRFELLAHCIGEKWVGPQPNKPSAKM